From the Campylobacter sp. CNRCH_2014_0184h genome, one window contains:
- the hslV gene encoding ATP-dependent protease subunit HslV has protein sequence MFHATTILAYKGKNKSVIGGDGQVSFGNTVLKNNAVKIRKLNNGKVLAGFAGSTADAFNLFDMFEKLLSSSKGDLLKAAIDFSKEWRKDKYLRKLEAMMLVLDRDHIFLLSGTGDVVEPEDGAIAAIGSGGNYALSAARALAKHSNLDEEELVKESLQIAGEICIYTNTNIKTYVIEDDK, from the coding sequence ATGTTTCACGCAACTACAATTTTAGCTTATAAAGGTAAAAATAAGTCTGTAATTGGCGGAGATGGACAAGTAAGTTTTGGAAATACTGTTTTAAAAAACAATGCAGTTAAAATTAGAAAATTAAACAATGGAAAAGTATTAGCAGGCTTTGCAGGAAGCACTGCTGATGCTTTTAATCTTTTTGATATGTTTGAAAAACTACTTTCTAGTTCTAAGGGTGATTTATTAAAGGCTGCGATAGATTTTTCAAAAGAATGGCGTAAGGATAAATATCTAAGAAAACTTGAAGCAATGATGCTTGTGCTTGATAGAGATCATATATTTTTACTTTCAGGAACTGGAGATGTGGTTGAGCCTGAAGATGGTGCTATAGCTGCTATTGGTAGTGGAGGTAACTATGCACTTTCTGCTGCAAGAGCTTTAGCTAAACATTCAAATTTAGATGAAGAAGAATTAGTCAAAGAAAGCTTGCAAATAGCTGGTGAAATTTGCATTTATACTAATACAAATATTAAAACTTATGTAATTGAGGATGATAAATGA